The region CACCAAAGCCTCTGGATTCCTGACTCCTGTTTCCGTAGGCTATGAGATCACCTTCAGTTTACTCAACCCAGACCCCAAGTCCCATGACGTGCACTGGGACATCGAGGGAGCCGTCCGGCGATACGTGCAGCCCTTTCTGAATGCCCTCAGTGCTGCCGGCAACTTCTCTGTGGACTCTCAGGTGAGGCTGGGAGCAGGCAGAAGAGTCCTTTTCTTGGCTGCACTGTCCTTTTCAAAATCCATCCATATTTAGTATTCACAAGTGTAGTCTGCTCTAGCTCTTTGGGCTTGTTGACTGGCTAGGCATTTCCTTTGTATGTGGCTCTGGTGTCTACTTCCCCTCCGTGTGAGCAGCTCAGGGAGTTTCATCCATGCTTCTTTAAAAACTGACTTCCTTATGGCTCCCTCCAGAGCCGTATTTACCAGTCGTGCTGTCctaacaacaacagaaaatctTCCTGAACTACGCTAATGTAGTAACAGTAAAGAAGAGAAGAATGTAGCTTTCTGTATAATACAGTGAGGGAAAATGTGGGGGAAACTTTACTCAGGTCTTGGTAGTAGGAGGAAGTACTTCTGAATGACTGACTTGATTGGATCTGAATTCTGTTTGATCTGAATTCTATTATTCTTTGCTTTCCTCTTTGTTTAGGCTGTGAGAAAGGCTGGTGAACTGCGGTTTTCAAAGAACATATTCAGCGTTCTAACCTTACCCttggctttgttattttttcctgcaCCTGTCTTCTCTCAGCCCTGATTTGGTCTATTATATTTCGTCCTGTCATAATTTTACCTTGTTAAGCCacctcaaatcttttttttgggACAAAGTGGACTATACATCACTAAACAAAATAACACCCTCCCTCTTTGCTCTCTAGATCCTTTACTATGCGGCGCTGGGGGTAAACCCCCGCTTCGACCCGGCTTCCTCCAGCTACTACTTGGCTGCACACAACCTCCCCCATGTCATCAACCCAGTGGAGTCCCGCCTGGGTGAGCTCCTGAGGTCGGGGGGCTTTctgctgggttgggggtggggggccggaggGCTCCGCCTGCGCTCGGAGGTGGGTCGTGTATAGCGATGGTCTGCAGGTTAGGTTGGTCTGAGGACGTCGAGAGAGTGTTGGGCATTAGGCAACGTGATCGGGACACTCTCTCCCCACATCACCATAtccaaaagcatttattaaacatgTTTCCAGGACTTTCTGTAAATGAACAGACAGTGTATGTCTCCCTCCCTGCAAACCACCCAGAAAAGATAGGTCCACACATGTAGGAAAGATAACAGCAAAAGTACATGAAGGCAGAATGAGGAACCTTGAAACTAGGATGCCagtttttcattttgggggtgTGCTCAGGAAAAGTAGGTGTCGCCAAGAACTGCAATACATACAGGAAAACGAAAATGAGCGTATCACTAGTTGTGGAATTTAAGACACCAGAGCTAGGCCCGGGGGCAGAATGGGAGGTCTTGGCAGATTCCACCCTTGGTCTTTTCAGCAAAGTATGAGGGACTGCTTTGTAGCAGTGCTGAGTGCAGAGACAGATTTCAGGCAAGGGGACTGTGAGCGTAGATGTAGAAGAGTAAGAGCACATAGACCTGCAGGAAGCTCAGCGAAGTGTACTGTGGCTGAATTGCGAGGGGGTGACCAAGATGATGTTGGCGAGGCAGGCAGGCCTCAGATCATAAAGGACCGCTCTGAGGCTCTTGAACTTTAACTTGGTGTGAATGGCTAGCCACGGAAGGATGCTAAGCAGGGAACTGACATGAGGTCACATTTATACTTGTGCATAAAACAAGTTACAGTAATATGGGTGAATGTGGCAGTGGTCCCGAGGGTTGACTTAGACATTTAAGGGAGGCctattgggggaggggagattcCAGGGGCATTTTGGGGCTAAGGACTGCACTTCATGTACGTGGTACATCTTGGGAGAATGTTCAGAGGCTCTTTGCCACAGAAACCCAGGACTGGAGAATATCCCAGTGGTTTTCATTGgggaaaaacaaagcccagagtcaGTGACCACGTGTTAGAGGCTGACCTAGCACCGAGATCTGGATCTAACTCGTTTACTGTTCTGACTCCCCTTCTCTCTGTACCCAGGATCCAGTGCCACCTCCCTTTACCCTGTGCTCAACTTTCTGCTCTATGTGCCTGAGCTTGCCCACTCTCCCTTGTACATTCAGGACAAGGATGGGGCTCCGGTGGCCACCAACGCCTTCCACAGTCCCCGTTGGGGTGGCATTATGGTAATGTTCACACTGTGCAGACCCAAGAGCCCAAGTTTCGGGGGTACACAGATGTTCCCTGAGATGGTTCTGCTGTTGTTCCTCTGGTGTCCTCCATGGCCCAGCTGGTGGGAGGGCAGGCACCGAGGAGGTGGGGGTACTGTGAGCTTGTGCTCCTCCTCTGCCGCCCCCACTGCTTTTTATGATgtcaatattttctaaaatatggcttatttatttatttatttatttttagacagaggggaaaggagggagagaaacatggatgtgtggttgcctctcacacgccccctactggggacctagcctgcaacccaggcatgtgccctgactgggaattgaactgatgaccccttggtttgcaggctggcgctcaatccactgagccacaccagccagggctaaaatacaACCTTTTTGTATGTAGTAGTTTGTACTTAGTAAGGACTCTTCATTGGGAATTTTGTATCTTCTAtcagactgggagtttctccaaaatggaataaaaatgaccTTTTGTAGGATTTTTGAGGGGGTAATGAAGATAATTTATGGAAAGCTCCTAATAGGTATTCAAAAAATAGTTAAACCATCAGGTTTATAATTTCTGAAGAGCACAGACTGTGTCTGCCTTTTCTCTCATGGTCACCAGAGCATCTAGGGCACAGCTGTGCCATTCCTGGTGTGACATGAAGCAACCTCATCCCCTGTGCAGGTGTACAACGTGGACCCGAAAGCCTACAATGCCTCGGAGCTACCCGTGCGAGTTGAGGTGGACATGGAGCGAGTGATGGAGGTGTTCCTGGCTCAGCTGCGGTGAGGTCCTAGGGGGTCCACGTGGGCACATGGCCCCTGATTCGAATAAAATCTCACCTGGCAGGGTTACCTCAGCTGTGCCTAGAGCCCTAGGAAACCAAGAAATGTTTCCAAGGATCACTTGGTTTTTCTCCTAAGAAAAACTAGTTGCCaacaaaaacttttaagaaaaaatagactCATGAATTGTCAGGTCCCTGGGTTGTGATTAGGGATGCTTAAGAAAAATGGCCATTGATTCTTATGCCAACTAATCTATTGGTAGTGGCTGCGTGATGCCCTGTGTTGAGGATTCTTTGGGCTCTTTAGGAAAGAGGATTCTGATTGATTAGCAGTGCTGCCATGGGTGCGGGAATGGAGAGGCACAGCACCCGCATCTGGTCAGAGATGGTCTTGGATCATCCCTTCACTAAGGCTTGGTGGCCCCATGTGTCCAAAGACAGGGTAGATGGGGTGATGAGGATTAAACTTAAGTTGGTGTTACCAGAAATATTTTAGTCATGGAACCTTTCGTCAAATAAGATCTTGGAAGTCCAATATAGAAACAGGGAAAAGCTAAAGCACAGGTAAACCAGGGCTTGGGGTACTGGATTGCTTAGTGTTGCCACTTACCTCCCAAGAAGACCCTGAGGcccttccctgcagcccctgtgggccTGGGTAAGGTTGAAAATCCATCGCTGTAGGAATCTTAGCCATCCTCTCCCACCTTCTAGTCAGCCCCTTTGACATTCTTTGCTGTTCCTACAGGCTGCTCTTTGGGATTTCCCAGCCCAAGTTGCCTCCAAAATGCCTGTTTTCAGGGCCTAAGAGCGAAGGGCTCATGACTTGGGAGGTAGATCAGCTGCTGTGGGCTCGGTCTGTGGAGAACCTCGCCACAGCCACCACCACTCTCACTTCCCTGGCCCAGCTTCTGGGCAAGATCAGCAACATTGTCATTAAGGACAATGTGGCATCCGAGGTAAGCGGGCGGGGGTGGATTCAGTGGCCCAGGATTGCAGTGGCCACTGAGGGTCAGGGTGTGGGGAAAGTAGAGCCAGCGGGGGTCCAGGGTGTGTGTGGGCATGCCAGCCTTGGGTGCCCTGGGCTTCCTCTAGAGGGCGGGGCCAGCCCCCAGCGGGAGTGTAGATGGGGGGAAGTGAGGTTTTAAGCAGGCACTAAGGAAGTACACCATAGCCCTTTTATACTAGCCTCTCTATAACCTGGGCAAACTCCAGGTAACCTGTCCGGTAGATGGAAGGAACAGTAAAACCTGTCACCCCTACCCTCTTTATCAGTGCCTAGGACTCACTGGtgaccccctgcccccttcctagGTGTACAGGGCTGTAGACGCAATCTATGAGGCAGTGTTGGAGTTGACCTCTGGGCACCTGGCCTCTGCCTTTGTCGCCAGCCGGAAAGCTGTGACATCCTCGGAGCGTGCCTTTTTTGATCCCTCACTCCTCCACCTCCTCTATTTCCCTGATGACCAGAAGTTTGCCATCTATATCCCGCTCTTCCTGCCGATGGCTGTGCCCATCGTCCTGTCTCTGGTCAAGATCTTCCTGGAGATCCACGAGTCCTGGAGAAAGCCCATGACAGACTGAGCAGGGCAGTGTCTCGGCAGGAAGCCTTCCTTTCTGGCCGGGGCGGGAGATGCTAGATGGAGAGGCACATAAACGGGGCCTGCCGAGAAGGAACTGTCTCCAGCCTCCCCCGTTGCCTCTCCAGCCACCAAGTGTAACACTCCGTTCTTCTGGCTCAGATGTCCCACCCCCATCCTCAAAAGATGTGTCATCTTGGTCTCCTTCTCTGGCGTGAGCTTGAAGGCCCTTTACctctggggcagaggcagcttGTGCTTCTGCCCTGTCCCTCAGCCCTTTTGCACTGAGAGGGAGCATCAGGGGAAAGCCCGGGTTGGGTTGTTCTCTAGCCCCTTCCCCTCCgtgcttccctctgcccctcagaGAGAGCCCAGCACCGCTCTTGTGGAAGGACCAGGCACAGgtcacctcctcctcctggctaGTTATATCTGTTGAGTTACAGCCTCATGCTGTGTGTGGCGGAGGTTCCCTTCACTCTTTTGTAGAGACCTGGGATCAAACATGCCTGAATTCAAACCCTGGCTTCTGCACTTACCATCTGGGGGGCTCTGAATAAGCTACTtaatctccctgagcctcagtttttcatttgttaaaaactATGACACTAGTGATACCTCCCTTACAAGGTGGGTGTGAGGAGTAAATGTGATATGCATTTGAAAGTGTCTGGCATATTctaggctctcaataaatagaCTGAATTGGAATGACATGAAGTTTGAGCAGAGCTTTGGTTCACTCACATGTAAGTAATGGTCACCTAGTATCTGTCCTGGGCTCACAGGCCACCATGCTTCTGACTGGCCATGTGACCTGCCTCCCTGttctgggggccctggggtggcTTAGACAGCTAGGCAGTTGTCCCTTGGCGTGTCTTGGTTTGCCCAGCAAGGCTGTTAACATCTACTTCTGCTTTTTAGCTGGGGGTTTGGGAGAGAATTGTGCTAGTGTAAGACTTCAGAAAGTAACTCTTTtatgaattcagaaaaaaagaatatattgccctggccaggtagctcagttggtagagCATTGTCCCccatatgccaaagttgcaggttcaatccctgggcagggcacaaacaagaatcaacccatgaatgcataaataagtggaacaacaaattgatgttcctttctcccttcctctctcaaaatcaatttaaaaaatatattgagcaTTGGTACTGTGCCACGTGGTGAGTTATAGGGAACAAAGACAGGATCCCTGCTTTCCCAGAACTGTTCTTTTAGGGGGAAGAGTCTGAacaaatgaaacatttcaaataatgcACTAGAAAGAAAAACCAGGCTGGTCAGATACTGGCTGCCGTTAGTAGTTTGAATTGGGTGCGAGGGAGAGCCTTTGAGcagatgacatttgagctgagaccagaaggacaagaggccACCCagggggggttggggaggggcgtATCCCAGGCAAAGATCCTGAGATGGGAACTCGCTTTAGGGGcggagggaagggcagagggcgGAGCACAGGAAAGGTAGCCAGGACCCCTTGATAAAATTAGTGAAGCCTAGGGCGAGCACCCACCTTGCCCTGGGTGAGTAGCGGGGTCCGCGCGTCCCCATCCTTTCAGCTAGGTGGGCgggcccaggggcggggcggggcggtaCCTGAGgccctggcgggggtggggctgcagactCCTCTTGCTTAGCTCCAGCCAGCGCAGGCAGCCACAGCGGCAGTAGGCGAGCGGCGGCCCCACGAGGCCATGAAGGTGAAGCAGGGCTGCAGCGGGGCCGGGACGGGGGCGGAGTCCGCTCCAGGGGCCTCGGGCCTGAGCGTGGAGCTAAAGCCAGAGCTACAGCCTCAGGCGGAATCCGAATCCGGGTCCGAGTCAGAACCCGAGgtaggcccagggcccaggccgggGCCGCTGCAGAGGAGGCAGCCGATCGGGCCGGAGGACGTGCTGGGGCTTCAGCGGATCACGGGCGGTGAGCACCGGCGAGGGAGCCcgcctgagggagggagggggccctcGCAaaccccggcccccgccccctttcccgCCCTCCCCTTGCCTCGCCTCCCCCACCGGATACCCCTCGCCTGAGTCCCGTACCCTTCTGCCGCCAAGCCTGAGATCTCCATGTCCCCCCTTTCCCTCATCTCCtgtgctctctcctctccctttagAGATTTATTTCCACCCCACTCCTTCCTTTTTGAGGAGTCCAGCCCTCTTTCCCgtggtggaggtggggcagcAGCTGCAACTGTGACCCCTTCCCCGTGAGGTTTTTAGAGCCCTTTGAGTCTTTCCTCTGCAGTAGTGAGGAGGGAGGCTGAGTGCAGTCTGTCCTCAGTCCCCAGCCTGCAGGCGAGAGGTAGAGGCTGAGTTGCTCAGGTGACATGAAGACCCTCAGGTCTCCCTGACCGTTAATGCCCTCACTCTGGATCCCCTAGGAAGTGGGGCCATCTCCCTCCCCAGGAAAGGACCTGAGCAGGAAGCTTCAGTGGGTTGGGCCCGGGACCTCCAAAGGGAGTAGGTTACCACCCCCCTTAGCCTGGACCAGGCCCAGTCCCTTTCTTGGAGGCCTGGAGGTCTCCACGGTGGTTGAGTTTCTGAGCTGGACTGCCTGGGTTGTCCCAGCTGTGCCATAACTtactgtgtgacctcgggcaagtaaCCTCACTTCTCTGAGCatgttcatctggaaaatggggataatggcACATTATAGGGCCATTGTGAAAAATTCTCTGAttttgcacagtgcctggcatgctgTGCATGCTTGGTAACAGGGCTCTTTTGTGAGTAGTACTGAGGGCCCCATAGGACTACTGGCTGCTGCCTGGAAGCAGACAACTGGGCATTCAGAGCAGTAGAGGGGGGTCACCATAGGCAGGGAACGAGGGCTAGGAAGCCTCATGGAAGAAGTGGTAGCTGAACCTCAAAGAACAGAAGAAGGCATTTGGAAAGGTAGTTGACTGCCTTTCGCTTTGGCCTCATTCATCAGTGACCCTGCCTTGGCTCCCTCTGTGAGCAACTCGGGGTCTCTTTGTGGAGGTGCAGGTGCTGGAATGGGCCTGAGCTCTGGAGCTGTAGGAGCAGCAGGGCCCACGGCTGCCAGACAGAGCCGTGGAAGGGATCGTGATAGCAGGTCTGGGCCTGTACATCTGGGTCCCTAGGGGACcagcttctccttcctctctgagccaggcagcagccattcTTGGCTGGGCCTCCAGAGTGCTGAATTGCCTTGCTCAAGTAGGCACTGGTACTGAGAGGGGCCTGGACCAGTCTGATGTTGGTGCCAGTTGGGCTATAATTGGCAAAAGCAGCATTTGGGATTCAGATTAGCTCAGGGGCAGAACTTCCTTATAGGATGTCTGGAAGAGAGGCTGACCTGTCCAGGTCCTAGGTAACTTTAGAGGTTATTTTGCACCTACTGGGGCAGAGGGGTGTTCAGCCCACATACCACCATTTGTCTCCTAACTTGGAGGAAATTCATAGCCCTTAAGCTGAGGCATCTGTGGGGGGTGAGTGGAGGAAGGAGCTTATAGAGGGAGCTCTCTCCTCTATAGAAGTTGAGGACAGGGTGCCAGGGCTTGCCATCCTGGCACCTCCTGGTCTCTTCTGACCCTAATCCCATAGGTTGGAGGTTTGCTCCACCTGGATTACTGGTCCCTGAATCCAGCTTAGAAAGCTATTTGTggctgaggggaagggagcagtTGTGTTCCAAGCCCTTGGCcactctgccccttctctggccTGACCAGGCAGAAAGGAGGGAGTGGCTGTGGTGTCCTGAGCCATTGGCATCCCCTGCCCCTCACTTCCACTAAGGACTGAAGGGTTGATAGGTTGAGTTGCAGTAGGAGAGGCTGAGATCAGACTGCAGGAAGTTCCCAAATGAGAGGAGAAGCTCCAAAAGTTGGAGACTAGAGGAAGGGGATGTTTTACATGGAGCTGGAATGCTGCTCCCAGTTTTGCCACCTCCTCTCCCTGCGCTCCGCACCTTCTTTCTGCATCTTTGGACTAGTGCTTACTTTTTGTGAAAATAAGGTGTGTACGGGGTGAGATGGGACTGCCCACTTCtatttcctccttctgccttCTCCTTACCATGGGCTAAGGTGgacaggccagggctcaggccCCTTCCCAAGCCTGGTGTAGTTTCTGCTGGACGCCAGGGTGCTAGGTGGCTACCAGGAGGGCTTCGTGCATGGTGCTGCCCCAGGCTTGGGGAATAGAGAACGACTTTACATTTActtcctcttcctgccccagAGGAATAGGAGGTGGcccaggggcctggtgtggggggtGGCGATTTCCGGGCCTCTATGGGGAGGATGTGGTGCTGTACAGGCTGATAGCACCGGAGTCCCTCGCTGCCCCTTCCTATTTGTTGCCAGGGCCTCCGGAGCACTTGCAGTTGCTGCAGGCGTTGGATCAGGCCCTGGTATTCCTGAGCTGCCTCAGGCGGGTCCGCCCCTGTTCCTGGTTCCTCTTCTGCCTACTGAGGACTCCCCTTTACCCCCATGCACGCCCTCTGCTGCACCTGCCacaccctcttcctcccccccccccaccccccctgctcTTCTCTCTGGGAGTGGCTCAGAGCCAAGGCTGGCTAAATGACCTTTGAAGGGGTTCCCTCTGTTTGCTAAGACTTCCTCCCGTTTggagagcaacaggggagggGAGCAAAGATGGCTCCCTTCCCCCAATACTCCAGGTTCTGGATTTGAGTCAGCAGAGCTTTGGCTAAGCTGCTTAAGGGAGCCAGGCTTGTATAAGCTGCTTATGGGGCTAGGaggtgacgggggtggggggcagggttgAAGAAGAACAGGGAAGGGGTTGTTCCTCTGCCCCAACACCCCATCACTACCCAGGCCAGGGAGGGTTGTTGGCCGACACACCCAGATGTAGCACCAGGGGCAGCCATGTGGCGGAGGTGAGGGTGTCCCCCAGAGAACCACTGCCTCCTAAGGGCAGGCTGTGTCCTTTCAGAGTGAAGTTCCTAAAGGCAGGGCTGTGTCTGCCCTATCATGCTGGGGGCTTGCCATGAGAATGGAGACCCACTTCACTCAGAGTCACCAAGCCAGCCCTGGCAAAGCAGAGTCTGGAATAGGGCCCTCTCAGCTCCAGGGTAGGAGGGAAAATGTGGGGGAGGTGACCTGTCCTCCActcttctctgccctgccc is a window of Phyllostomus discolor isolate MPI-MPIP mPhyDis1 chromosome 8, mPhyDis1.pri.v3, whole genome shotgun sequence DNA encoding:
- the PIGS gene encoding GPI transamidase component PIG-S, producing the protein MAAAGAAGPAAAGAAASDLEVVRGKRAALFFAAVVIVLGLPLWWKTTETYRATLPYSEIRMLNSLRLRLRVPVTVVFTRDSLALDDSMKLPFTVVYEREIPLKYKMKIKCRFQKDYRMALDHEEEALSLGSVQEAETMLAKSQEQVVGSLNVYVISERASLLPQDMMSYIGPNRTAFMRGIIHRQAFNIIGRRIVQIAQAMSLNEDVLAAALADHLPEDKWSSDKRRPLKSSLGYEITFSLLNPDPKSHDVHWDIEGAVRRYVQPFLNALSAAGNFSVDSQILYYAALGVNPRFDPASSSYYLAAHNLPHVINPVESRLGSSATSLYPVLNFLLYVPELAHSPLYIQDKDGAPVATNAFHSPRWGGIMVYNVDPKAYNASELPVRVEVDMERVMEVFLAQLRLLFGISQPKLPPKCLFSGPKSEGLMTWEVDQLLWARSVENLATATTTLTSLAQLLGKISNIVIKDNVASEVYRAVDAIYEAVLELTSGHLASAFVASRKAVTSSERAFFDPSLLHLLYFPDDQKFAIYIPLFLPMAVPIVLSLVKIFLEIHESWRKPMTD